The following is a genomic window from Miltoncostaea oceani.
CTGGTCCGCCGACATCGTCCGGATGCTGTTCCGCCGCTGCCGCTTTGCCTTTGCCATCCCCACCTCCCGGGTCCGCCCGAAGTCTACCGGGCCGCACAAACGCCCCGGCCGCGGGCGACGTCAGATGCCGCCCTCGGCGAGCGCCCGCACGAGGCCGGCGTCGGCGGGCGGGAACGACAGGGCGGGGAGGTCCTCGCGGCGGACCCACCGGAACTGGACGCTGCCGTGCGGCCGGGGCCGCTGACCGCCGGCCCAGGGACAACGGAAAAAGCGCAGCTCGAGCGGGCCCGCGCGGGCGGTCCAGACGCGGGGGCCGACCTCGAGCTCGACGCCGAGCTCCTCGCGCAGCTCGCGGCGGAGCGCCTGCTCGTCCCCCTCGCCGCGCTCGCGCTTGCCGCCGGGGAACTCCCACCGGCCGGGCTGCCCGACCCCGGGTCCGCGCTGACTGACGAGGATCCGCCCGCCCCGTTCGATGACCGCGGCGACGACCACCTGCTGGCCCCTCATCGGGCGCGCACCAGCACCGGGCCGCGGGCGCCGGCGAGGCCCTCGGCCACGAGGCTCGCGGCGGCCTCGGGGTCGCGGGCCGCGTCGACCTCACCACGGTCGGCCAGCTCCCGCAGCAACGCGCCGCGGCGCTGGCGCATCGACCCCTCGTAGCGCCCCTGGGGCCGCCGGGCGGGGGTGAGGGCGACGGCCGTGCCGCCGTCCGCGGCGGGGCAGCCGTCGCGCAGGGGGCAGCCCGATCCGCAGCGGGGCGCCCGGGCGGTGCACCAGATGCGCCCGAGGTCCATGATCGCCTGGCCCGCCTCCCACCCGCGGCCGGGCGCGCCCGGCCAGCCGCCGGGGAAGCGGCGGGCGACGACCCGCGCCGCGTTGGTGTCGACCGGCAGCACGTCCTCGCCGTCGGCGAAGCAGCGGATCGCGGCGGCGGTGTAGGGCCCGACGCCGGGGAGGTCGGTGAGCCGGTCGGGCCACCCGTCCACGGCGACGACGCGGGCGGCGGCGTGGAGGTTGCGGGCCCGCCGCGGGTACCCGAGCCCCTGCCATTCGGCGAGGACGTCGCCGAGCTCCGCGCGGGC
Proteins encoded in this region:
- a CDS encoding (deoxy)nucleoside triphosphate pyrophosphohydrolase, whose product is MRGQQVVVAAVIERGGRILVSQRGPGVGQPGRWEFPGGKRERGEGDEQALRRELREELGVELEVGPRVWTARAGPLELRFFRCPWAGGQRPRPHGSVQFRWVRREDLPALSFPPADAGLVRALAEGGI
- a CDS encoding A/G-specific adenine glycosylase, with product MIRPGGAHAEAVVRLVEWFGREGADLPWRRTRDRWLVLVAEAQLQATPVARVLPYYARFTARWPTPADMARAELGDVLAEWQGLGYPRRARNLHAAARVVAVDGWPDRLTDLPGVGPYTAAAIRCFADGEDVLPVDTNAARVVARRFPGGWPGAPGRGWEAGQAIMDLGRIWCTARAPRCGSGCPLRDGCPAADGGTAVALTPARRPQGRYEGSMRQRRGALLRELADRGEVDAARDPEAAASLVAEGLAGARGPVLVRAR